Genomic DNA from Triticum dicoccoides isolate Atlit2015 ecotype Zavitan chromosome 4B, WEW_v2.0, whole genome shotgun sequence:
ttgaaatgcgCCCCAAGGACCTCAAGACGTTCAATAAAGTGTACGAACTggcggatgtcgtcccagtcaactttagTACCATCAGTAACGGTCGAGTTcttatctttccctaataataaagcaactaTCGCTTCTGCCCGCTAACTCAACGTCGTGTCGTTTTTGCATAAAAATCCCTGTGGTTTTCTATAGTTGAACGTAGTCCCTAGGTAAGTGGCTAACCTGAGAAAATGTTTCAGTTTTACAAAGAAGACCCTGTAGTTTGTTATATTAAACCTGCAGTCCATATGTCTGGTTTTATTAATCAGGGTCGGGTCAATGCTGTGGCGCGGCGGCGCGATGCAGAACGGCTGCGGCGGCTGGTGCTTGCAGGGGCCAGATCCGTGCGCGGTAGGGGCTGGGGAGGTGGATCCGAAGGCGCGCGGCATGGCGGGGATCGCCGGTGACAACGAGGAAGGCCGGAGCGCGGCTTCCCGGGTGGGTTCATGGCATCCACGGCTATTGGGTAGAGAGGAGACAAGGAGGCGAGGGAGAGAAGAAGGGACAAAGGAAGAGCGGTGCGGCGACCTAGGCAGGAGCTCGCTGGAGCCGGGCGATGGCGGACGGGCGCGGGAGACGGAGGGATCCCGTGCGGCGGCGCGAAGTCCTTGCTGGTGGCGTCGACGGCTGGGCATGCGACGGCGCGGAGCCCTCCCGTTGCTACGGCGTCCGGTGGAGTGCCCTGAGGGTGCGGATGCTGCTGCTACACCAGTACCACCAGCCCAAGGTCAGCCTCCTCCACCTCGTTCTGTAGCCCAACTCTCGTCTCGCACCATGCTTCCTTACTTCTGCCCCTTTGGATTGGAGAGCCTGTGCTCTCAGCTCTGCTGGTCCGGCTGTGCTCTGT
This window encodes:
- the LOC119296050 gene encoding uncharacterized protein LOC119296050, translating into MADGRGRRRDPVRRREVLAGGVDGWACDGAEPSRCYGVRWSALRVRMLLLHQYHQPKIGSRRPRPDDPWCVDDTLVRHSRDKQELTIFRDEEELAISRLGLPDLPTHVED